The Plodia interpunctella isolate USDA-ARS_2022_Savannah chromosome 22, ilPloInte3.2, whole genome shotgun sequence genome includes the window AggtttactaatattataaaacagagaCGCCGCAATTCGCAATACCTGTAAAAGGTTAGTCACCTTTTACAGGTATTGCGTTAGTTTAAGCACTAATTGTAACTACTTTGAGATCACACTTGGTTGGCGAATAAATTTCGGCTAATTTCCCGAAATataactatgtatatatacaacaatataCCCAACAAAAAAGGATCTCATTTTGTTTCAGCAATAATTTTCAAACTGACGCAAATAAGTACGTAACgttaattgtttaaataattaaacttattatggtgaaacttttaaataaataaaagcaataaagaTCTATGAACAATATAcacatagtttaaaataaagtatgtatttaaataccaTACATAAACTAATCTCAGTTTGATTCTGTAATATTGTTAACACTAACGTAAATACCTGCACCACACACCACCTACTTAAGttctttcaataaataaacttttattttaaaaatttattttattcaatcaattccttgttcaattatttttattatctccaggatAGTGGGGCTAAATTTGATGATTATATTAAGTTACTATTTAAATGACGAGTGAACAATCAATGGTGCATTTACTTTGCAcaaaatttctatttatataatatacatagttaAATCATATTACTATAAATAGCTACAGCAATATACTTTCGTTGCTATTTAGGTTTTGTTCATTAGCATAAGTGgtattcaatataatatatttttaattggaagtttaaaaaaaatctaaaatgatCGCAGAAAAGATTGTACCTGGCGCTTTATTGGTGCAAGGCACCACAACATTAATGAGTGAGTATTTAATATTGTCCCACTATTATTAAAGCAAAAGTTTGTCAGTATCCTTGTTACTtgttcacgctcaaacggatgggcaaatttttatgaaatctgatattaacacataggttacttttgtCCGGAAATTACGCgattcccgtgggattttgtCAATAAGTCTGATTGTCTATGTCACTTCATAAAGTTGATAATGCTATCATATTCTACATAGTTTAATATTTGGAAGATTAGGAAAGACCAGATCGAAatctacatatttatattattttaaaaaaatgtgtgtcgTCAATTTCGTACTTTACGCTgcttaacaattttttttcaagtgaATCCTCTTTGTCCATAACAAAGCCCAGTGTCTCAGGAGAGGAAACAAATTATGACTTTCTCATTATTAAATCATAAGCGaattataacttatatataaagaatttcaagaagtgggccctcagatcACACGCACACCTACAATATGGTATTTTGAGTACAGATTATAGTATACTAgtctgcgccctggggcttcgctatgtgtttttccaggttatattctctGGTTatatgtgccaaatttcataacaatccgtccagtagattttgcttgaaaaagtaacaaacatacacacttaTATCCTCAGAAACtatcgcgtttataatattagtatgatacTTACAAGacccaaatttattaattcatttcttTGGAGAAAATGCTGCTAAAATTGTCGCGCGTCTTCTTCACTTGCACTTTGGAAGTCAGCAGCAGACttagtttaaagtattatgacgtcaataagtgatgtaatATCATCCTAACTTGAATTTAAGCCTTCGAAAAAATTGGTTCCAGTTTCATTTCTATCAACTCTAATCTCCTTCGTCTACTCGTGGCCATCGTACACTGTAGCCAACTTCAGATCGAACGACACAGTTCTGTCTGCACCCATGACCTCACTGGAGGTATCACTACTTGGCAGCCTGACCAATGTGGGAGGGCTGGTCGCTACTCCATTGTGTGGATATGCAATGAATAAACTGGGGAGAAAGTATACGTCATTGCTGTTTGGTCTACCCTTCGTGGTAAGTGTAAATTAGTGCCTTTTGTTCTATCACCGGTTGACTGTTACAGATCTCTATATATGGGATATATCTGCCGTGGTtcatgtatctttcttgtggtaatttttaattcacttatatatacaatctaaattttaatgagaatGTAGACTATTGGGGTGTAGCCTGGAACTCCTGAATTTTCGCTAAGGCTCTCTTTTAAGATGACCCAATAATTTGGTAAGTACTCTATGTTAAGATAAGAATATCAAGCgtgaaaaagtttttgaacCACGTAATAGTTACTTTTTAGTTGTTGAGTTCTTTACTTTTATGCTAGAAGTAAACGATTGTccctattaaattattttgcatCACTTCAGAATTGTATCGTTGAAGTGATGGGTGGAGTCTGTCAGCAATCACTTCAACGCATCGATCCTTTTAAAATTCGTTGTGATATAGAACAAGAAGCAAAAGTTACTGAACAATTGTGGATGACTACACCGTAATTTTACTGGTTATTAGGcagtaaaagtattatatattttcagatcTGTTGGACAATAATATCCATCACCAACTATATACCATTAGTACTAGCTGCTATAGCTTTATCTGGATTTGGAGCTGGTGGCCAAGTCCTCACAACAATATACGTGGCAGAAATCTCCCAAGATTCAGTCAGAGGAACCTTCACTTCCACTGTGTCTATTGGGTACTTCCTCGGACTGTTGATGTCGTATGCCTGGGGTGGATATCTCTCTTACAACAATGTCATCTACATACATTTAGCATTGTCAGTGTTTTATGTGCTCATGATGCTGCTTTTGAAGGAGAGTCCGGTGTTTTTGATACAGAAAGGGAAAGAAGAGGTAatgagaatataaaaaaagttaattgaagtttgttattgtgattttttattcCTAATATAATCTCTTGAAAGGCTATATTAATTAAGCGACATTTTGTGAAAGTTGAAAAAGAGAGGttcaaggttttatttttcgaaaaaaattagCTTACAAAAAATAGCTTGAtccattttgatgaaattcatATAGTATATTCAcaaggataaaaagtatttaatactatgctttctaaattttttatatatactaataatttataaatactaatttttctaatgaaatatttcattaatattatgttgCTTAGATCAAAAtgcatcaaaataaaactttttcagGGTAAAGCAAAATGGTTCAAATGCACAAATAACTTAGCAGTAAAATAGTTCAAGCACCTTTAccaatgtaaaacaaaatgaaattttttgacaaaaaactgatatacctatatattatttaacggTTTTAGGAAGCTGCAAAGTCAATAGCATTTTATAGAAGAATCGATGTTAACTCGAAAGAAGTTGAGatagaaattgaaaaactaaagCGTCAGATGAAACCAGTAGTCGATAATAGCGGTATGTATATTCATATCAacctatttatattcttcttttCATAGATTTGTTGGTCATCgcgtactttttaaatttaattttgttcgaAGCTAGT containing:
- the LOC128679922 gene encoding facilitated trehalose transporter Tret1-like isoform X1, with translation MIAEKIVPGALLVQGTTTLMISFLSTLISFVYSWPSYTVANFRSNDTVLSAPMTSLEVSLLGSLTNVGGLVATPLCGYAMNKLGRKYTSLLFGLPFVICWTIISITNYIPLVLAAIALSGFGAGGQVLTTIYVAEISQDSVRGTFTSTVSIGYFLGLLMSYAWGGYLSYNNVIYIHLALSVFYVLMMLLLKESPVFLIQKGKEEEAAKSIAFYRRIDVNSKEVEIEIEKLKRQMKPVVDNSDIRASEALIENKLTGEAVRSSSAWQFLLNSESSKCALLTCIIIMILKTFMGAITLQVYAETLFKIAVPTMSPYLCTILMAVDNVVASVICSLLIDRLGRKFLMIISSVGSGICTLLLGTQLLFDWAPGIFTAIVIYAFAFIYIVGANAVIFVVAAEVFLPEVRGLCNSLIMTCMWAVNFLALMIFVPVVENFGMHSAFFGFSVISFLGALYSYWCLPETKGLAVEAIQALFVKNRRKNDKC
- the LOC128679922 gene encoding facilitated trehalose transporter Tret1-like isoform X2, giving the protein MIAEKIVPGALLVQGTTTLMISFLSTLISFVYSWPSYTVANFRSNDTVLSAPMTSLEVSLLGSLTNVGGLVATPLCGYAMNKLGRKYTSLLFGLPFVICWTIISITNYIPLVLAAIALSGFGAGGQVLTTIYVAEISQDSVRGTFTSTVSIGYFLGLLMSYAWGGYLSYNNVIYIHLALSVFYVLMMLLLKESPVFLIQKGKEEEAAKSIAFYRRIDVNSKEVEIEIEKLKRQMKPVVDNSGEAVRSSSAWQFLLNSESSKCALLTCIIIMILKTFMGAITLQVYAETLFKIAVPTMSPYLCTILMAVDNVVASVICSLLIDRLGRKFLMIISSVGSGICTLLLGTQLLFDWAPGIFTAIVIYAFAFIYIVGANAVIFVVAAEVFLPEVRGLCNSLIMTCMWAVNFLALMIFVPVVENFGMHSAFFGFSVISFLGALYSYWCLPETKGLAVEAIQALFVKNRRKNDKC